The following are encoded in a window of Candida dubliniensis CD36 chromosome 4, complete sequence genomic DNA:
- a CDS encoding Zds1 orthologue, putative (Similar to S. cerevisiae ZDS1;~In S. cerevisiae: role in establishing cell polarity; interacts with silencing proteins at the telomere, involved in transcriptional silencing; has a role in localization of Bcy1p, a regulatory subunit of protein kinase A; implicated in mRNA nuclear export; may act as an integration point for distinct signaling pathways helping to maintain a balance among these different pathways), which translates to MSSPNTSFHSDSNFESAVQDLEQEKKMVAALKRLSIGHMMQYDPDLPPGSMDDIDPFANNNNTTTTSSNNNHHNPHTRDHTNNNTHNHSPNSKLNNHRGQSPYDEDLIPQNIHRSHSTRSRSKSHSTSPSTSPQHKHQQQQQQQSFPHEPQTPPYNKSPSPVKRRSFYDNSSVLTSESHDIFFDAEDEVYDSSSPLLWVPANSHPQVNPESFKSLIKTQVEEILERKLSRKSTISRRSTLSRSSSTSTKETLAPEPEISPESEHDVSPPSPVRKSSLSSSSQQNPNEDISRKSSSSVSSTSPQKDPTKRESWYFNNPKRYSNPSLRELTSELEQLSKMAGMDKNDAVTLARTLSAQSLGYTDVEKLAFDELDGSQTTATATTPNSSGSSGGYDSASSPRTTTLHLQQRLQQQFQQAQMKAEREAERTTRHQQRQQQWPISNESSHKSSSQFSTNDGSSTPNIFTSSGSGTDFALKRSRRTDYRKKETDSKQKTSNNSPPTRKYNVRNSQLLFNYKRPVDSPSSSPSPSPSPSSSQSMTGHRVKHKKSQKSLEAALANPIVDGSDMSHNPYPTASTTIDFSRMGVKKSNKQPLSPENAMDGRSRTKPENKPHRGYPYQERSHPYHQQPQPQVQPQTQRQSTRQAHNHQGIGAEKQHRQDNKRIMSSATNTDINDFMVQSNQFQTNGSRHHRYDNLHKKDKTALFANEDPQRKSHSTRNSNMRNMSSSPQQHLHQPYSTTSAAPKSRQLHQNLDKLRSEINEFKESLNKSDSPGEDSKRAHRSHHDQYQQQHQHQHQRQQAPSQQQLEPRSYNHNDRYRSQQPHERLQPQQVQPLQSDTSFDISYQDLSVEDQLGIEQEALRELGKEKGNSHEIDIDDAFDEDLEVSPINDGTRSQFTLDHDILGSFDLMDNQLVGSADEEIQNLNGKTEVHVTRQQQEPQQPRNISPPSSQQYVAHDDLRLPPGKDTDRKSGPGLSIDLLQSKPIHPEETAIGFGMNALPSPTLHLDESQNSTPGHSRKTSNSASYDDYYNIADKSSTAGTPKTKKETKVKTKLFNKDPNLEIIDSDNYKEKMGIETSNNKKLKKKKSFGLLSTTSSVGGNNASESEGPKKLKKKKSWGWLRERSASTSSADINNLPPLPLDKLPTRSFSNPETSTDQHHKQDLANGSDLEQELEHEPQLELELESDLEFDYEHQRKHQDASLINDSSFAVDSTSMKSTDKENVLSKLFKKKTKVPGSSSQSVFSFESRGSGASVDYESDNDAKSMKKKTNNSSKLFKKKSKAKLSEQENSVNKEKLRPLNLVSKESQTIEEKENLRQSNGTRKSERIENQEQHEEQLPVTSSPIHQFNIEHLKDDFISFGEKDDVLDSGAQDFVEGVQSRNIQSTIVIVDEDEEASTGNNAANNDLETLRVDELSKKKSVSKKKHNRVQKKNPSTELADTNKEMVEEVPAADQSIKPSPEDEVASKNEDKEKLDIQEKLKKSIKRTSRANQPIEFTDSAFGFPLPPPSQSTLVMLDYRFPVHVERAIYRLSHLKLANPKRSLREQVLLSNFMYAYLNLVDHTLHLEQQNMSSEDGDQMERDEEEEEEMTDTDEKDMIFGESSIADEDDIMPEEANGDSIGINLDMAGMDVLHRKQHHHSGIEV; encoded by the coding sequence AATATTCACAGATCACACTCAACTCGATCACGATCAAAATCACATTCAACTTCACCTTCTACTTCTCCTCAACACAAAcatcaacagcaacagcagcagcaatcTTTTCCTCATGAGCCACAGACCCCCCCTTATAACAAATCACCTAGTCCAGTCAAGAGACGCAGTTTTTACGACAATTCTAGCGTGTTGACATCAGAAAGTCATGATATATTTTTTGATGCCGAAGATGAAGTTTATGATAGCTCATCACCTTTGTTGTGGGTACCGGCTAATTCTCATCCTCAAGTGAATCCCGAGTCATTTAAGAGTTTAATCAAAACTCAAGTCGAAGAGATATTGGAAAGAAAGCTATCTCGAAAATCAACTATTTCGAGAAGGTCAACATTATCACGTAGTTCTTCAACCAGTACCAAAGAAACATTAGCACCAGAACCAGAAATAAGCCCAGAGCTGGAACACGATGTGTCTCCTCCTTCTCCAGTAAGAAAATCTTCATTGTCTTCCTCGTCACAACAGAACCCGAATGAAGATATTTCTCGAAAGTCCTCATCCTCCGTTTCTTCAACTTCTCCACAAAAAGATCCAACAAAGAGAGAATCTTGGTACTTCAACAACCCAAAAAGATATCTGAATCCTTCATTGCGAGAGCTAACTTCAGAATTAGAGCAGTTGTCGAAAATGGCCGGCATGGACAAGAATGATGCCGTGACTTTGGCAAGAACTTTGTCGGCGCAATCGTTGGGATACACTGACGTGGAGAAATTAGCCTTTGATGAATTAGACGGTTCACAAACAACCGCTACAGCGACAACTCCCAATTCACTGGGCTCATCAGGAGGTTACGATTCTGCCAGCTCACCTCGTACCACAACCTTGCATTTGCAACAGCgtctacaacaacaatttcaacagGCCCAAATGAAGGCCGAAAGAGAAGCAGAAAGAACAACCAGACACCAACAAAGGCAACAACAATGGCCAATATCCAATGAAAGTAGTCATAAATCTCTGTCACAGTTCTCAACCAATGATGGAAGTTCTACTCCTAATATTTTTACCAGTAGTGGAAGTGGTACCGACTTTGCTTTGAAACGAAGTAGAAGAACTGACTATCGGAAAAAGGAAACTGACTCCAAACAAAAGACATCAAATAATTCGCCTCCTACAAGAAAGTACAATGTTCGTAATtctcaattgttgtttaattaCAAGAGACCAGTAGATTCTCCTTCGCTGTCACCTTCACCTTCACCTTCACCATCGTCATCTCAAAGCATGACGGGTCATAGAGTGAAGCACAAGAAATCTCAAAAGTCATTGGAAGCAGCATTGGCTAATCCAATAGTCGATGGCTCAGATATGTCGCATAATCCATACCCTACTGCATCAACCACCATTGATTTCAGTCGTATGGGTGTCAAAAAGTCAAACAAACAACCACTTAGTCCAGAGAATGCCATGGATGGCAGATCTCGCACAAAGCCAGAAAACAAACCCCATCGTGGTTACCCATACCAAGAAAGGTCTCATCCTTATCATCAACAGCCACAACCTCAGGTGCAACCCCAAACACAGAGACAGTCAACGAGACAGGCCCACAATCATCAGGGCATAGGGGCTGAGAAGCAACATCGACAGGATAACAAACGTATCATGCTGTCAGCTACTAATACGGACATAAATGATTTCATGGTGCAACTGAATCAATTTCAGACTAATGGGTCAAGGCACCATCGATATGACAACCTCCATAAAAAGGACAAGACGGCATTGTTTGCAAATGAAGACCCCCAACGTAAGTCTCATTCGACAAGAAACTCAAATATGAGAAATATGTCTTCGTCGCCTCAACAGCATTTACATCAACCGTATCTGACTACTTCTGCTGCTCCCAAATCGCGTCAACTACATCAAAATTTAGACAAGTTAAGGTCAGAGATCAATGAATTCAAGGAAAGTTTGAACAAATCGGACTCACCTGGCGAAGATTCCAAAAGAGCACACAGACTGCATCACGACCAGTACCAGCAACAacaccagcaccagcaccaaCGACAACAAGCACCATCACAGCAACAACTTGAACCTCGCAGTTACAACCATAATGACCGCTACCGAAGCCAACAACCACATGAACGCTTACAGCCCCAACAAGTCCAACCATTACAGTCAGATACTAGCTTTGACATAAGTTATCAGGACCTAAGTGTTGAAGATCAATTAGGTATTGAGCAAGAGGCATTGAGAGAATTAGGCAAGGAAAAGGGGAATTCTcatgaaattgatatagATGATGcatttgatgaagatttgGAGGTTCTGCCTATCAATGATGGAACTCGTTCTCAATTCACACTCGACCATGACATTTTGGGCAGCTTCGATTTGATGGATAATCAATTGGTTGGATCTGCAGATGAAGAGATTCAAAACCTCAATGGTAAGACTGAGGTCCACGTTACgcgacaacaacaagaaccaCAACAACCTAGAAATATTTCACCGCCATCTTCACAACAATACGTGGCTCATGATGATTTGCGTTTGCCTCCAGGTAAAGATACTGATAGAAAAAGTGGTCCTGGCTTaagtattgatttgttgcAGAGTAAGCCAATTCACCCCGAGGAAACTGCAATCGGGTTTGGAATGAATGCGTTACCCTCTCCAACGTTACATTTAGATGAATCTCAAAATAGTACACCTGGACATCTGCGAAAGACTAGTAATTCTGCCAGTTACGACGATTACTACAATATAGCAGACAAATCATCCACTGCAGGTACCCccaaaacaaagaaagagaCCAAAGTCAAgacaaaattatttaacAAAGACCccaatttggaaattatAGACTCTGACAActacaaagaaaaaatggGTATTGAGACAtctaataacaaaaaattgaagaagaaaaagtcTTTTGGTTTGCTTAGTACAACATCATCTGTGGGGGGGAACAATGCATCTGAAAGTGAGGGCcccaaaaaattgaaaaagaaaaagtcaTGGGGCTGGTTGCGGGAACGTTCTGCCAGTACGTCATCTGCagatatcaacaatttacCACCTTTGCCACTTGATAAATTGCCTACGAGgtcattttcaaatcccGAAACATCTACTGATCAGCACCACAAACAAGACCTTGCAAATGGCTCAGACCTTGAGCAGGAATTAGAGCATGAGCCACAACTTGAACTTGAGTTGGAGCTGGACCTTGAGTTTGATTACGAACATCAAAGAAAGCATCAAGATGCTTCATTGATCAACGATTCAAGCTTTGCAGTTGATTCTACTTCTATGAAGTCAACAGACAAGGAAAATGTTCTATCCAAACttttcaagaaaaagacAAAAGTGCCAGGTTCAAGCTCGCAGTCGgtattttcatttgaatCAAGAGGCTCAGGGGCTAGTGTCGACTACGAATCGGACAACGATGCAAAGctgatgaaaaagaagaccaacaacagcagtaaattatttaagaagaaatcaaagGCCAAATTATCAGAACAAGAGAATTCAGTGAATAAAGAGAAGCTTCGACCTTTGAATTTGGTGTCAAAAGAATCACAGACAATTGAGGAGAAAGAGAATTTGCGGCAAAGTAATGGTACTCGCAAGTCAGAACGGATTGAGAACCAAGAGCAACATGAAGAGCAATTGCCTGTAACCTCGTCACCCATACATCAATTCAACATTGAACATCTCAAGGACGATTTTATCTCTTTTGGGGAGAAGGACGACGTTTTGGATTCTGGAGCCCAAGATTTTGTCGAAGGTGTACAATCTCGTAATATTCAGAGCACAATTGtcattgttgatgaagatgaagaagcTTCTACTGGAAATAACGCTGCTAACAATGATTTGGAGACGTTAAGGGTTGATGAATTGTCTAAGAAGAAATCGGTCAGCAAGAAAAAACATAACAGGGTACAGAAAAAGAACCCTTCAACGGAACTTGCTGATACAAACAAGGAGATGGTAGAGGAGGTTCCTGCAGCAGATCAGAGTATCAAGCCAAGCCCAGAGGACGAAGTTGCTTCTAAGAATGAAGATAAAGAGAAGTTAGACATTCAagaaaagttgaaaaaatcaattaagcGTACGTCAAGAGCTAACCAACCTATAGAGTTTACAGACTCTGCTTTTGGGTTTCCCTTGCCACCACCATCTCAGTCAACTTTAGTGATGCTTGACTACAGATTTCCGGTTCATGTTGAACGTGCTATTTATAGATTGTCACACTTGAAGCTAGCTAACCCCAAACGTTCATTGAGAGAACAAGTTTTGTTGTCAAACTTTATGTATGCCTACCTTAACTTAGTTGATCATACATTACATTTGGAGCAACAAAACATGAGTAGTGAGGATGGTGATCAGATGGAACGTGAcgaggaagaggaagaagaaatgaCTGACACGGATGAGAAAGACATGATATTTGGAGAAAGTAGTATCGCCGATGAGGACGACATTATGCCCGAGGAAGCAAATGGCGATTCAATTGGGATTAACTTGGATATGGCTGGTATGGACGTTTTACATAGGAAACAGCACCATCATTCTGGAATCGAGGTATAG